The following nucleotide sequence is from Neosynechococcus sphagnicola sy1.
CAACGGGCAAGCCCGTGACTGAGGAAGCAGGGGGTATCAGTGGTGCTCCCTTACGACGGCGTTCTACGGAGGTGATTCGGCTGATCTGGCAGCAGACCCAGGGGCAGTTACCCATTATTGGGGTCGGCGGCGTGTTCACCGCCAAGGACGCCTGGGAGAAAATCACCGCTGGAGCCAGTTTGGTTCAGGTTTACACCGGCTGGATCTACGAAGGGCCTTGGATGGTAAAGCGCATCCTTGCTGGACTACTCGACTATCTACAACAACATAACCTGCCCTCTCTGAGCAGTGCCATTGGCTGGGGACACCGTTTTCCAGGGAACCGTTAGGCAGCCGTTGATATGGCCGTCGTCCCATGGAGGTAGTGTCGCGTCATCGCATTTTGCTTGGAGGCAGTTTCAGGAGGTACCTACGGATTATGATAGCAATCAATTGCACACGTAGGGTTTGCTATCGGTCAAAATATCGTTGAAAACGCGGATCTAGATAATGCTTTTTGCGAGAGTTACAGCCACGACAAAGCGTTTGGAAGTTGCTAATATCGTTCGTTCCACCCTTTGCTAACGGGATAATATGATCGATCGTTAGCTCAGCTTCTTTTGCAGAACAACCACAGCTTTTACATTGATAGCAATCTCGCTCCCACACATATTTTCGCA
It contains:
- a CDS encoding HNH endonuclease — protein: MAQSPRIQIPPEVRKYVWERDCYQCKSCGCSAKEAELTIDHIIPLAKGGTNDISNFQTLCRGCNSRKKHYLDPRFQRYFDR